A single region of the Thermotoga profunda AZM34c06 genome encodes:
- a CDS encoding MBL fold metallo-hydrolase codes for MIQKINDRVFVIGSEGSANVVIVLQSKGAIIVDTSLFPEKAQKIREFVEKALKKDILFLVNTHYHPDHTFGNFIFEDMQIISSNLTREKMMLMDEQYLKNLPTLSKLVPASITFENEYWQNQVLIKRVGGHTPDSSVVYLEQEKILITGDLVFNGFHAEIVQDSDLEEWLNALENLKKYRADWIIPGHGEFMDKGCLDQMKRYLTKIQRLLDGTITYAEILSDENFSTRGFPELFSWGLENLMFQRTK; via the coding sequence ATGATTCAGAAGATTAATGATAGGGTTTTTGTCATAGGGAGTGAAGGATCTGCAAATGTTGTTATAGTACTACAGTCCAAGGGTGCAATCATAGTTGATACATCGTTATTTCCAGAGAAGGCACAAAAAATTCGTGAATTTGTGGAAAAAGCGCTGAAAAAAGACATTCTCTTTTTGGTGAACACACATTATCATCCAGATCACACCTTTGGCAACTTTATTTTTGAAGATATGCAAATAATCTCTTCAAATCTCACACGTGAAAAGATGATGTTGATGGATGAGCAATACTTGAAAAATCTTCCAACACTGAGTAAATTGGTACCAGCCTCGATCACCTTTGAAAATGAATACTGGCAAAATCAGGTTCTGATCAAACGAGTTGGTGGTCATACTCCAGATTCCTCGGTGGTATACCTTGAGCAAGAGAAGATCCTGATAACTGGAGATCTTGTTTTCAACGGCTTTCATGCTGAAATCGTTCAAGACAGCGATTTAGAAGAATGGTTAAATGCCTTGGAGAATTTGAAAAAATACAGAGCAGATTGGATCATACCTGGTCATGGTGAATTCATGGACAAAGGCTGTTTGGATCAAATGAAGAGATATCTCACAAAGATTCAACGCCTTCTTGATGGCACTATTACTTACGCAGAGATATTGTCAGACGAGAACTTCTCAACACGGGGATTTCCGGAGCTGTTTTCTTGGGGACTTGAAAATTTGATGTTTCAGCGGACAAAATGA